From Schizosaccharomyces pombe strain 972h- genome assembly, chromosome: II, the proteins below share one genomic window:
- the rpc10 gene encoding DNA-directed RNA polymerase subunit Rpc10: MNHPTSTGGTAFNPPRPATMIYLCADCGARNTIQAKEVIRCRECGHRVMYKMRTKRMVQFEAR, encoded by the exons ATGAATCATCCAACCTCCACTGGCGGTACCGCTTTCAATCCCCCCAGACCAGCCACtatgatttatttatgtGCGG ATTGCGGAGCGCGTAATACAATCCAAGCGAAAGAAGTTATTCGTTGTCGAGAGTGTGGGCATCGTGTTATGTACAAAATGAGAACCAAGAGAATGGTTCAGTTCGAAGCACGCTAA